A genome region from Scleropages formosus chromosome 6, fSclFor1.1, whole genome shotgun sequence includes the following:
- the golga2 gene encoding golgin subfamily A member 2 isoform X4 has protein sequence MADQSRQTKLAAAKKKLKEFQQKSSPPPGVTGSKKKKKQKAESRTDTPTEERRSPDNALSDGEGRGSPDVPPADTLCGEPTHAPPMSNPANTANSDTTSDDATAQRNSIQDANCSENSLEDDRPLSSTESLRQLSQQLNGLLSESPSSYVNGDSSVTSTSEKQLEMQQSQELSEQLQKERKEFEQKFVKEQGAMREQLQVHIQTIGILVSEKSELQTALSYTQQAARQKTVEAEELSNRLQASKQRVSELERTLSSVSTQQKQFEKHNKELEKERDSLRLEVYRFNQANEEVKQQSSEVSEQLKLRMNENSAMRLELEELRKRLEMADLMIQQFSSQSGPPSSDQQVQMLIEEKLQMESHAAQLLESVAQLQRERDQYAIQIQEEGLVWKDKTEQLLSQVTLLSEERDRLSVQIQELESQVTDLKTSAAIVSLEAEPQDPAQSAGPSDTELALQETVCSLQQEKEALSSQYQAQVHDNEQLSRLCQEQEARLLELEREAERRAEEVEDRRRILEDVQSDKATLSRALTQNRELKEQLAELQNGFVKLTNENMELTSGLQSEQHVKKELARKMGELQEDLHHVKEQLEAKAQEVQAVLEQRDQYLAHLQQYTTGYQQLAVEREDFHRRLLQQTQLMDRLQHDEVQSKVQLDLSRKQLEEAQAKLNQLAKDNEDLKAEVRELLNNTDLFVQSREQGDGLESQSFQKNFQKSSITIPEDFESKEDMEQFLISTLSQLEAQRDETHQRLEEEQRLHKAALQQLAALSKEHQHHISDSAPGGAGVPMEVHEALHAAMEKLQVRFTALMQEKADLRERVEELEHRCIQLSGETDTIGEYIALYQNQRAIMKQKHMEKEQYINMLAKDKEEMKAKLAELQELVLRLVSERNDWHSRYIGATNNPDLLPGGTEPGLPAQRRMELNAVDGPETINMNTAMDLASCHGPLSKLDTQQDPQRVLENQEARLLRPREDGTARQIMQLLQEIQNPQARPAPFLGENPCIPFFYRADEHDEVKILVI, from the exons ATGGCAGACCAGAGTAGGCAGACTAAACTCGCAGCGGCCAAGAAAAAG CTGAAGGAGTTTCAGCAGAAGAGCAGCCCTCCACCTGGGGTCACAGGatccaagaagaagaagaagcaaaagGCAGAGAGTCGCACAGACACACCAACAGAGGAGAGGCGCTCCCCTGACAAT GCTCTCAGCGATGGGGAGGGCCGGGGGTCCCCGGATGTCCCTCCTGCTGACACTTTGTGTGGAGAGCCCACCCACGCCCCACCCATGTCTAACCCTGCTAATACTGCTAACTCTGATACCACCAGTGATGATGCTACAGCCCAG CGGAATTCCATCCAGGATGCAAACTGCAGTGAAAACTCACTGGAAGATGATAG GCCTCTGTCATCCACAGAAAGTCTGCGTCAACTCTCCCAGCAGCTCAATGGCCTGCTTTCTGAG TCACCATCATCCTATGTGAACGGGGACAGTTCCGTGACATCCACCAGTGAAAAGCAACTTGAG ATGCAGCAGTCCCAGGAGCTttcagagcagctgcagaag GAACGAAAGGAATTTGAACAGAAGTTTGTCAAGGAACAAGGAGCAATGCGAGAACAGCTGCAA GTCCACATCCAGACCATCGGTATCCTGGTGTCAGAGAAGTCTGAGCTGCAGACTGCCTTGTCTTACACACAGCAGGCCGCCAGGCAGAAGACTG tgGAGGCAGAAGAATTGAGCAACCGATTGCAGGCAAGCAAGCAGAGGGTGTCGGAGCTTGAGAGAACCCTTTCATCTGTGTCTACACAGCAGAAGCAGTTTGAGAAG CACAATAAAGAACTGGAAAAGGAGAGAGACAGCCTCAGACTTGAAGTGTACAGATTCAA TCAGGCCAATGAGGAGGTCAAGCAACAGAGCTCTGAAGTGTCTGAACAGCTGAAGCTACGAATGAATGAGAATTCAGCCATGCGACTTGAATTGGAGGAACTGCGAAAGAGGCTAGAGATGGCTGACCTCATGATACAACAG TTCTCCAGCCAGTCTGGACCACCCAGCTCTGACCAGCAGGTGCAGATGCTCATAGAGGAAAAGCTTCAGATGGAATCTCATGCAGCACAG CTGCTTGAGTCTGTTGCACAACTGCAGAGGGAAAGGGACCAGTATGCCATACAGATCCAGGAGGAAGGCCTCGTGTGGAAGGACAAAACAGAGCAGCTGCTCTCTCAG GTGACACTGCTGTCAGAGGAGAGAGACAGGCTTTCAGTACAGATCCAGGAACTGGAGTCTCAGGTTACAGATTTGAAGACCTCTGCAG CTATAGTGTCCCTGGAAGCAGAGCCCCAGGACCCAGCACAGTCTGCAGGGCCCTCAGATACTGAGCTGGCTCTCCAAGAGACCGTGTGTTCTTTGCAGCAGGAAAAGGAGGCACTCAGCTCACAGTACCAGGCACAG GTACATGACAATGAACAACTAAGCCGACTTTGCCAAGAGCAGGAGGCGAGGTTGTTAGAGCTGGAGCGTGAGGCAGAACGCCGGGCAGAAGAAGTAGAGGACCGCCGGCGAATCTTGGAGGATGTACAGAGTGACAAGGCTACTCTGAGCCGTGCACTCACACAGAACCGGGAGCTGAAGGAACAGCTGGCTGAGCTGCAGAATGGCTTTGTCAAATTG ACTAATGAGAACATGGAGCTTACAAGTGGGCTACAGTCAGAGCAGCATGTGAAGAAGGAGCTAGCTCGTAAGATGGGTGAACTACAGGAGGATCTGCACCATGTCAAAGAGCAG TTGGAGGCAAAGGCTCAGGAAGTGCAAGCAGTGCTTGAGCAACGTGACCAGTACTTggcccacctccagcagtacaCGACAGGTTACCAGCAGTTGGCAGTCGAACGTGAGGACTTCCATCGGCGCCTTCTTCAACAGACGCAGCTAATGGACCGGCTGCAGCATGATGAGGTGCAGAGCAAAGTGCAGCTAGACCTCAGCCgcaagcagctggaggaagccCAG GCAAAGCTGAACCAGCTAGCCAAGGACAATGAAGACCTGAAAGCAGAGGTGCGAGAGCTGCTTAACAACACAGACCTGTTTGTACAATCCAGGGAACAAG GTGATGGGCTAGAGAGTCAGTCCTTCCAAAAGAACTTTCAAAAGTCATCCATCACCATTCCAGAGGACTTTGAAAGCAAAGAAGACATG GAACAGTTCCTGATCTCTACCCTCTCCCAGCTGGAGGCCCAGAGGGATGAAACTCAtcagaggctggaggaggagcaacGGCTACACAAGGCAGCGCTCCAACAGCTGGCAGCATTGAGCAAGGAGCACCAGCACCACATCTCAG ACTCAGCCCCCGGTGGGGCTGGTGTGCCCATGGAAGTGCATGAGGCTCTGCACGCAGCCATGGAAAAGCTGCAAGTACGCTTCACAGCGCTGATGCAGGAGAAAGCTGACCTGCGTGAGAgggtggaggagctggagcaccGGTGCATCCAGCTGTCTGGGGAGACGGATACCATTG GAGAGTACATTGCCCTTTACCAGAACCAAAGAGCCATCATGAAGCAGAAGCACATGGAGAAGGAGCAGTACATTAACATGCTGGCTAAAGACAAGGAGGAGATGAAG GCCAAGCTGGCAGAACTGCAGGAGCTAGTACTACGGCTGGTGAGCGAGAGGAACGATTGGCACAGCCGCTACATCGGTGCCACCAACAACCCTGACCTGCTGCCTGGAGGCACTGAACCAGGCCTTCCAGCCCAGAGGCGTATGGAGCTTAATGCCGTTGATGGGCCAG AGACCATAAACATGAACACAGCGATGGACCTAGCTTCATGTCATGGACCCTTGTCAAAACTGGATACACAGCAGGACCCCCAGCGGGTACTAGAGAACCAGGAGGCACGGTTGCTCAGGCCCCGTGAGGATGGCACAGCCAGGCAAATCATGCAGCTGTTGCAGGAGATTCAGAACCCACAGGCCCGGCCTGCGCCCTTCCTGGGCGAGAACCCATGCATCCCGTTCTTTTACCGAGCTGATGAGCACGATGAGGTCAAGATCCTGGTGATTTGA
- the golga2 gene encoding golgin subfamily A member 2 isoform X2, with the protein MADQSRQTKLAAAKKKLKEFQQKSSPPPGVTGSKKKKKQKAESRTDTPTEERRSPDNALSDGEGRGSPDVPPADTLCGEPTHAPPMSNPANTANSDTTSDDATAQRNSIQDANCSENSLEDDRPLSSTESLRQLSQQLNGLLSESPSSYVNGDSSVTSTSEKQLEARNQELAAALDSSRLTNSQLSAKLEQLMQQSQELSEQLQKERKEFEQKFVKEQGAMREQLQVHIQTIGILVSEKSELQTALSYTQQAARQKTVEAEELSNRLQASKQRVSELERTLSSVSTQQKQFEKHNKELEKERDSLRLEVYRFNQANEEVKQQSSEVSEQLKLRMNENSAMRLELEELRKRLEMADLMIQQFSSQSGPPSSDQQVQMLIEEKLQMESHAAQLLESVAQLQRERDQYAIQIQEEGLVWKDKTEQLLSQVTLLSEERDRLSVQIQELESQVTDLKTSAAIVSLEAEPQDPAQSAGPSDTELALQETVCSLQQEKEALSSQYQAQVHDNEQLSRLCQEQEARLLELEREAERRAEEVEDRRRILEDVQSDKATLSRALTQNRELKEQLAELQNGFVKLTNENMELTSGLQSEQHVKKELARKMGELQEDLHHVKEQLEAKAQEVQAVLEQRDQYLAHLQQYTTGYQQLAVEREDFHRRLLQQTQLMDRLQHDEVQSKVQLDLSRKQLEEAQAKLNQLAKDNEDLKAEVRELLNNTDLFVQSREQGDGLESQSFQKNFQKSSITIPEDFESKEDMLEAQRDETHQRLEEEQRLHKAALQQLAALSKEHQHHISDSAPGGAGVPMEVHEALHAAMEKLQVRFTALMQEKADLRERVEELEHRCIQLSGETDTIGEYIALYQNQRAIMKQKHMEKEQYINMLAKDKEEMKAKLAELQELVLRLVSERNDWHSRYIGATNNPDLLPGGTEPGLPAQRRMELNAVDGPETINMNTAMDLASCHGPLSKLDTQQDPQRVLENQEARLLRPREDGTARQIMQLLQEIQNPQARPAPFLGENPCIPFFYRADEHDEVKILVI; encoded by the exons ATGGCAGACCAGAGTAGGCAGACTAAACTCGCAGCGGCCAAGAAAAAG CTGAAGGAGTTTCAGCAGAAGAGCAGCCCTCCACCTGGGGTCACAGGatccaagaagaagaagaagcaaaagGCAGAGAGTCGCACAGACACACCAACAGAGGAGAGGCGCTCCCCTGACAAT GCTCTCAGCGATGGGGAGGGCCGGGGGTCCCCGGATGTCCCTCCTGCTGACACTTTGTGTGGAGAGCCCACCCACGCCCCACCCATGTCTAACCCTGCTAATACTGCTAACTCTGATACCACCAGTGATGATGCTACAGCCCAG CGGAATTCCATCCAGGATGCAAACTGCAGTGAAAACTCACTGGAAGATGATAG GCCTCTGTCATCCACAGAAAGTCTGCGTCAACTCTCCCAGCAGCTCAATGGCCTGCTTTCTGAG TCACCATCATCCTATGTGAACGGGGACAGTTCCGTGACATCCACCAGTGAAAAGCAACTTGAG GCTCGAAACCAGGAGCTGGCAGCTGCCCTCGACTCCAGCCGTCTAACAAACTCTCAGCTCAGTGCAAAGCTAGAACAGTTG ATGCAGCAGTCCCAGGAGCTttcagagcagctgcagaag GAACGAAAGGAATTTGAACAGAAGTTTGTCAAGGAACAAGGAGCAATGCGAGAACAGCTGCAA GTCCACATCCAGACCATCGGTATCCTGGTGTCAGAGAAGTCTGAGCTGCAGACTGCCTTGTCTTACACACAGCAGGCCGCCAGGCAGAAGACTG tgGAGGCAGAAGAATTGAGCAACCGATTGCAGGCAAGCAAGCAGAGGGTGTCGGAGCTTGAGAGAACCCTTTCATCTGTGTCTACACAGCAGAAGCAGTTTGAGAAG CACAATAAAGAACTGGAAAAGGAGAGAGACAGCCTCAGACTTGAAGTGTACAGATTCAA TCAGGCCAATGAGGAGGTCAAGCAACAGAGCTCTGAAGTGTCTGAACAGCTGAAGCTACGAATGAATGAGAATTCAGCCATGCGACTTGAATTGGAGGAACTGCGAAAGAGGCTAGAGATGGCTGACCTCATGATACAACAG TTCTCCAGCCAGTCTGGACCACCCAGCTCTGACCAGCAGGTGCAGATGCTCATAGAGGAAAAGCTTCAGATGGAATCTCATGCAGCACAG CTGCTTGAGTCTGTTGCACAACTGCAGAGGGAAAGGGACCAGTATGCCATACAGATCCAGGAGGAAGGCCTCGTGTGGAAGGACAAAACAGAGCAGCTGCTCTCTCAG GTGACACTGCTGTCAGAGGAGAGAGACAGGCTTTCAGTACAGATCCAGGAACTGGAGTCTCAGGTTACAGATTTGAAGACCTCTGCAG CTATAGTGTCCCTGGAAGCAGAGCCCCAGGACCCAGCACAGTCTGCAGGGCCCTCAGATACTGAGCTGGCTCTCCAAGAGACCGTGTGTTCTTTGCAGCAGGAAAAGGAGGCACTCAGCTCACAGTACCAGGCACAG GTACATGACAATGAACAACTAAGCCGACTTTGCCAAGAGCAGGAGGCGAGGTTGTTAGAGCTGGAGCGTGAGGCAGAACGCCGGGCAGAAGAAGTAGAGGACCGCCGGCGAATCTTGGAGGATGTACAGAGTGACAAGGCTACTCTGAGCCGTGCACTCACACAGAACCGGGAGCTGAAGGAACAGCTGGCTGAGCTGCAGAATGGCTTTGTCAAATTG ACTAATGAGAACATGGAGCTTACAAGTGGGCTACAGTCAGAGCAGCATGTGAAGAAGGAGCTAGCTCGTAAGATGGGTGAACTACAGGAGGATCTGCACCATGTCAAAGAGCAG TTGGAGGCAAAGGCTCAGGAAGTGCAAGCAGTGCTTGAGCAACGTGACCAGTACTTggcccacctccagcagtacaCGACAGGTTACCAGCAGTTGGCAGTCGAACGTGAGGACTTCCATCGGCGCCTTCTTCAACAGACGCAGCTAATGGACCGGCTGCAGCATGATGAGGTGCAGAGCAAAGTGCAGCTAGACCTCAGCCgcaagcagctggaggaagccCAG GCAAAGCTGAACCAGCTAGCCAAGGACAATGAAGACCTGAAAGCAGAGGTGCGAGAGCTGCTTAACAACACAGACCTGTTTGTACAATCCAGGGAACAAG GTGATGGGCTAGAGAGTCAGTCCTTCCAAAAGAACTTTCAAAAGTCATCCATCACCATTCCAGAGGACTTTGAAAGCAAAGAAGACATG CTGGAGGCCCAGAGGGATGAAACTCAtcagaggctggaggaggagcaacGGCTACACAAGGCAGCGCTCCAACAGCTGGCAGCATTGAGCAAGGAGCACCAGCACCACATCTCAG ACTCAGCCCCCGGTGGGGCTGGTGTGCCCATGGAAGTGCATGAGGCTCTGCACGCAGCCATGGAAAAGCTGCAAGTACGCTTCACAGCGCTGATGCAGGAGAAAGCTGACCTGCGTGAGAgggtggaggagctggagcaccGGTGCATCCAGCTGTCTGGGGAGACGGATACCATTG GAGAGTACATTGCCCTTTACCAGAACCAAAGAGCCATCATGAAGCAGAAGCACATGGAGAAGGAGCAGTACATTAACATGCTGGCTAAAGACAAGGAGGAGATGAAG GCCAAGCTGGCAGAACTGCAGGAGCTAGTACTACGGCTGGTGAGCGAGAGGAACGATTGGCACAGCCGCTACATCGGTGCCACCAACAACCCTGACCTGCTGCCTGGAGGCACTGAACCAGGCCTTCCAGCCCAGAGGCGTATGGAGCTTAATGCCGTTGATGGGCCAG AGACCATAAACATGAACACAGCGATGGACCTAGCTTCATGTCATGGACCCTTGTCAAAACTGGATACACAGCAGGACCCCCAGCGGGTACTAGAGAACCAGGAGGCACGGTTGCTCAGGCCCCGTGAGGATGGCACAGCCAGGCAAATCATGCAGCTGTTGCAGGAGATTCAGAACCCACAGGCCCGGCCTGCGCCCTTCCTGGGCGAGAACCCATGCATCCCGTTCTTTTACCGAGCTGATGAGCACGATGAGGTCAAGATCCTGGTGATTTGA
- the golga2 gene encoding golgin subfamily A member 2 isoform X5 — translation MADQSRQTKLAAAKKKLKEFQQKSSPPPGVTGSKKKKKQKAESRTDTPTEERRSPDNRNSIQDANCSENSLEDDRPLSSTESLRQLSQQLNGLLSESPSSYVNGDSSVTSTSEKQLEARNQELAAALDSSRLTNSQLSAKLEQLMQQSQELSEQLQKERKEFEQKFVKEQGAMREQLQVHIQTIGILVSEKSELQTALSYTQQAARQKTVEAEELSNRLQASKQRVSELERTLSSVSTQQKQFEKHNKELEKERDSLRLEVYRFNQANEEVKQQSSEVSEQLKLRMNENSAMRLELEELRKRLEMADLMIQQFSSQSGPPSSDQQVQMLIEEKLQMESHAAQLLESVAQLQRERDQYAIQIQEEGLVWKDKTEQLLSQVTLLSEERDRLSVQIQELESQVTDLKTSAAIVSLEAEPQDPAQSAGPSDTELALQETVCSLQQEKEALSSQYQAQVHDNEQLSRLCQEQEARLLELEREAERRAEEVEDRRRILEDVQSDKATLSRALTQNRELKEQLAELQNGFVKLTNENMELTSGLQSEQHVKKELARKMGELQEDLHHVKEQLEAKAQEVQAVLEQRDQYLAHLQQYTTGYQQLAVEREDFHRRLLQQTQLMDRLQHDEVQSKVQLDLSRKQLEEAQAKLNQLAKDNEDLKAEVRELLNNTDLFVQSREQGDGLESQSFQKNFQKSSITIPEDFESKEDMEQFLISTLSQLEAQRDETHQRLEEEQRLHKAALQQLAALSKEHQHHISDSAPGGAGVPMEVHEALHAAMEKLQVRFTALMQEKADLRERVEELEHRCIQLSGETDTIGEYIALYQNQRAIMKQKHMEKEQYINMLAKDKEEMKAKLAELQELVLRLVSERNDWHSRYIGATNNPDLLPGGTEPGLPAQRRMELNAVDGPETINMNTAMDLASCHGPLSKLDTQQDPQRVLENQEARLLRPREDGTARQIMQLLQEIQNPQARPAPFLGENPCIPFFYRADEHDEVKILVI, via the exons ATGGCAGACCAGAGTAGGCAGACTAAACTCGCAGCGGCCAAGAAAAAG CTGAAGGAGTTTCAGCAGAAGAGCAGCCCTCCACCTGGGGTCACAGGatccaagaagaagaagaagcaaaagGCAGAGAGTCGCACAGACACACCAACAGAGGAGAGGCGCTCCCCTGACAAT CGGAATTCCATCCAGGATGCAAACTGCAGTGAAAACTCACTGGAAGATGATAG GCCTCTGTCATCCACAGAAAGTCTGCGTCAACTCTCCCAGCAGCTCAATGGCCTGCTTTCTGAG TCACCATCATCCTATGTGAACGGGGACAGTTCCGTGACATCCACCAGTGAAAAGCAACTTGAG GCTCGAAACCAGGAGCTGGCAGCTGCCCTCGACTCCAGCCGTCTAACAAACTCTCAGCTCAGTGCAAAGCTAGAACAGTTG ATGCAGCAGTCCCAGGAGCTttcagagcagctgcagaag GAACGAAAGGAATTTGAACAGAAGTTTGTCAAGGAACAAGGAGCAATGCGAGAACAGCTGCAA GTCCACATCCAGACCATCGGTATCCTGGTGTCAGAGAAGTCTGAGCTGCAGACTGCCTTGTCTTACACACAGCAGGCCGCCAGGCAGAAGACTG tgGAGGCAGAAGAATTGAGCAACCGATTGCAGGCAAGCAAGCAGAGGGTGTCGGAGCTTGAGAGAACCCTTTCATCTGTGTCTACACAGCAGAAGCAGTTTGAGAAG CACAATAAAGAACTGGAAAAGGAGAGAGACAGCCTCAGACTTGAAGTGTACAGATTCAA TCAGGCCAATGAGGAGGTCAAGCAACAGAGCTCTGAAGTGTCTGAACAGCTGAAGCTACGAATGAATGAGAATTCAGCCATGCGACTTGAATTGGAGGAACTGCGAAAGAGGCTAGAGATGGCTGACCTCATGATACAACAG TTCTCCAGCCAGTCTGGACCACCCAGCTCTGACCAGCAGGTGCAGATGCTCATAGAGGAAAAGCTTCAGATGGAATCTCATGCAGCACAG CTGCTTGAGTCTGTTGCACAACTGCAGAGGGAAAGGGACCAGTATGCCATACAGATCCAGGAGGAAGGCCTCGTGTGGAAGGACAAAACAGAGCAGCTGCTCTCTCAG GTGACACTGCTGTCAGAGGAGAGAGACAGGCTTTCAGTACAGATCCAGGAACTGGAGTCTCAGGTTACAGATTTGAAGACCTCTGCAG CTATAGTGTCCCTGGAAGCAGAGCCCCAGGACCCAGCACAGTCTGCAGGGCCCTCAGATACTGAGCTGGCTCTCCAAGAGACCGTGTGTTCTTTGCAGCAGGAAAAGGAGGCACTCAGCTCACAGTACCAGGCACAG GTACATGACAATGAACAACTAAGCCGACTTTGCCAAGAGCAGGAGGCGAGGTTGTTAGAGCTGGAGCGTGAGGCAGAACGCCGGGCAGAAGAAGTAGAGGACCGCCGGCGAATCTTGGAGGATGTACAGAGTGACAAGGCTACTCTGAGCCGTGCACTCACACAGAACCGGGAGCTGAAGGAACAGCTGGCTGAGCTGCAGAATGGCTTTGTCAAATTG ACTAATGAGAACATGGAGCTTACAAGTGGGCTACAGTCAGAGCAGCATGTGAAGAAGGAGCTAGCTCGTAAGATGGGTGAACTACAGGAGGATCTGCACCATGTCAAAGAGCAG TTGGAGGCAAAGGCTCAGGAAGTGCAAGCAGTGCTTGAGCAACGTGACCAGTACTTggcccacctccagcagtacaCGACAGGTTACCAGCAGTTGGCAGTCGAACGTGAGGACTTCCATCGGCGCCTTCTTCAACAGACGCAGCTAATGGACCGGCTGCAGCATGATGAGGTGCAGAGCAAAGTGCAGCTAGACCTCAGCCgcaagcagctggaggaagccCAG GCAAAGCTGAACCAGCTAGCCAAGGACAATGAAGACCTGAAAGCAGAGGTGCGAGAGCTGCTTAACAACACAGACCTGTTTGTACAATCCAGGGAACAAG GTGATGGGCTAGAGAGTCAGTCCTTCCAAAAGAACTTTCAAAAGTCATCCATCACCATTCCAGAGGACTTTGAAAGCAAAGAAGACATG GAACAGTTCCTGATCTCTACCCTCTCCCAGCTGGAGGCCCAGAGGGATGAAACTCAtcagaggctggaggaggagcaacGGCTACACAAGGCAGCGCTCCAACAGCTGGCAGCATTGAGCAAGGAGCACCAGCACCACATCTCAG ACTCAGCCCCCGGTGGGGCTGGTGTGCCCATGGAAGTGCATGAGGCTCTGCACGCAGCCATGGAAAAGCTGCAAGTACGCTTCACAGCGCTGATGCAGGAGAAAGCTGACCTGCGTGAGAgggtggaggagctggagcaccGGTGCATCCAGCTGTCTGGGGAGACGGATACCATTG GAGAGTACATTGCCCTTTACCAGAACCAAAGAGCCATCATGAAGCAGAAGCACATGGAGAAGGAGCAGTACATTAACATGCTGGCTAAAGACAAGGAGGAGATGAAG GCCAAGCTGGCAGAACTGCAGGAGCTAGTACTACGGCTGGTGAGCGAGAGGAACGATTGGCACAGCCGCTACATCGGTGCCACCAACAACCCTGACCTGCTGCCTGGAGGCACTGAACCAGGCCTTCCAGCCCAGAGGCGTATGGAGCTTAATGCCGTTGATGGGCCAG AGACCATAAACATGAACACAGCGATGGACCTAGCTTCATGTCATGGACCCTTGTCAAAACTGGATACACAGCAGGACCCCCAGCGGGTACTAGAGAACCAGGAGGCACGGTTGCTCAGGCCCCGTGAGGATGGCACAGCCAGGCAAATCATGCAGCTGTTGCAGGAGATTCAGAACCCACAGGCCCGGCCTGCGCCCTTCCTGGGCGAGAACCCATGCATCCCGTTCTTTTACCGAGCTGATGAGCACGATGAGGTCAAGATCCTGGTGATTTGA